A part of Phosphitispora fastidiosa genomic DNA contains:
- a CDS encoding sensor histidine kinase, translating into MDIATHRFFSRILLISLLAGAVLLWFNDHYHALTLVLYALFTALILYHHHQYYTAEQKDPKGKYFLVLELFLALCIQYLDNTGFVEVYFFIVLGDVLLAYDSRFSAPFAAISVICYTGMLFLKSGSVTAIELWREIDATLMLTLIYIAVIVNARYNITISRKNRQLAIMLEETADLRARQKLLHELHDNLGHLLTTAAIGTQAARMLIDKDPGAAKSRLTMITGQIQTAMQSLRNVVRSPATSSEDSEKTLLQSMLILVTETTKLTGICINHNLTKISEDDLSVLNSAQKAYLYNALMEGLTNGIRHGDASQFQFTLSLSENTVHFCLQDNGRGFEQCVLGFGLHKMQQDAERFGADLKLSSCNGCTLKIRVPVTERGRAAN; encoded by the coding sequence ATGGATATTGCAACACACAGATTTTTCTCCCGTATCTTGTTAATCAGCCTGTTGGCCGGTGCGGTTCTACTATGGTTTAATGACCATTATCATGCCCTCACCCTAGTTCTCTATGCCCTTTTTACAGCACTCATCCTCTATCATCACCATCAGTACTACACAGCAGAGCAAAAAGATCCTAAAGGCAAATACTTTCTGGTTTTAGAACTATTTCTGGCTCTATGTATTCAATACCTGGACAATACCGGATTTGTTGAAGTTTACTTTTTTATTGTATTAGGTGATGTGCTGTTGGCTTATGATTCAAGGTTCAGCGCCCCTTTTGCGGCCATTTCCGTGATTTGCTATACAGGGATGCTGTTTTTAAAATCAGGTTCTGTGACTGCCATCGAATTGTGGCGTGAAATTGATGCCACCCTGATGTTAACCCTGATTTACATAGCTGTGATTGTTAACGCGCGTTACAATATCACGATAAGCCGGAAAAACCGGCAATTAGCCATTATGCTTGAAGAAACCGCCGACCTGAGGGCACGGCAAAAACTCCTGCATGAACTCCATGACAACCTTGGACACCTGCTGACCACGGCGGCAATAGGCACACAGGCAGCACGCATGCTGATTGACAAGGATCCGGGGGCGGCAAAGTCACGCCTTACTATGATTACCGGGCAAATTCAGACGGCCATGCAGTCACTCCGCAATGTTGTCCGAAGCCCTGCAACCTCATCGGAAGACAGTGAAAAGACCCTGCTTCAAAGCATGTTAATTCTTGTCACTGAAACCACCAAACTAACCGGCATCTGTATAAACCACAATCTTACCAAAATATCTGAAGATGATTTATCTGTACTCAACAGCGCCCAAAAGGCTTACCTGTATAATGCTCTGATGGAAGGGCTGACCAATGGTATCCGTCATGGCGATGCCAGCCAGTTTCAGTTTACACTGAGTCTGAGTGAGAATACTGTTCATTTCTGTTTACAGGATAATGGCAGAGGTTTTGAACAGTGTGTTCTCGGTTTCGGGCTTCATAAAATGCAGCAGGATGCAGAACGTTTCGGAGCAGACCTGAAGTTATCCTCATGCAATGGTTGTACCTTGAAAATCCGTGTTCCGGTAACCGAAAGAGGTCGGGCGGCAAATTAA
- a CDS encoding leucine-rich repeat protein, with protein sequence MLKKQFLSTIMIIVMLCSMITIFPIDAYALEEDWEYVLHDGDTTVAITGYTGIETEIVIPSTIEGKPVTRIDSDAFLNNTEITAVTVPNSVLRIESGTFQNSMVNTIDLGEGLTYIGQNAFNGAKLVNITIPSSVTEIGNTSFANNRNLCSVTINGNNLLTLGDGAFSITSISSFRIPTSLSTIADWTFNDTNLSSLTIPANITSIGYNAFGNNVNLNSVLFEGNAPIMADYVFSIPSSGFTVYYYSGAGGFTTPTWTAGSATLNTVELEVPSTFDISEGNITIADGTNTGTYKVIYGDPQMERDNIPQDQSITIWGTTATANKIAVTATEGNVKICLNGLEITGGMSLSSSENRNVEILLADDSANIIRNSLSNASPATGGGLVITCEHADEPGHICDEHCGSLNVYGPSGNGAGISGHNLTINGGNIYAKGGNSSPGIGKYGGTATNLRFNGGNITASGNGSYGTAGIGGGDISNADGIYIYGGIINASGVKQGAGIGGGDIFYGSGGQAHNIIIHSGTVMASSGYDTAYDIGGVGDCSNIQINGGSVNASSIKIQPVNASAEEVYQTIITLEGINTVTRVTDIQMTGADYYNISEIFTDASGKIYLYLPQDSTVTSITAAGNTYTGNIVTTLDGLANAVFELVDIVPPIITAGDVNRISDTEATVSFSSNESGEYYYQVVEDDAPEPSIDTSANGIICDTSEQTISLDSLAAGAKDIHIAVKDEAGNVSEQVKMDIAEYIPPSPGTLQFEASSHGTYEGYNGWMIGVTRTGGSDGEVSVSYAMADGTAIAGTHYQAYSGTLTWADGDSSRKVIMFTSYDDSVFNGYLNLTCVLSDPTGGAVLGIQNPLNIKISDNDTPPVPTGLTATAGDKEVTLSWDSVKDAYYKVYCSESSGSFTEEEDYVASVYDGTNYTVENLKNGTLYYFAVKAGHNIYYSDYSDEDLATPKAPTGGGTVITYYSITASAGRGGSLLPSGNISVKKNQSQTFTITPESGYVITDVLVDGVSIGAVAEYTFSEITKDHTIEASFEHPSKRFSDVDSSQWYREGVDFVLRAGLFDGTSETTFEPNTNMTRAMLVTVLWRLEDEPDTTIADLFVDIIPGTWYTEAVAWAAENNIVEGYDADSFGPNDAIRREQMAAILYRYARYKGYDLTAANDLTAFADASDVSSWALTAMKWAVAEELITGISETSLALSGNASRAQVATILMRFIENVVK encoded by the coding sequence ATGCTAAAGAAACAATTTCTATCTACAATCATGATCATTGTAATGTTATGTTCAATGATTACTATCTTCCCGATTGATGCATATGCATTAGAAGAAGATTGGGAATATGTGCTACATGATGGGGATACAACTGTAGCAATTACTGGATATACTGGAATAGAAACAGAAATTGTAATACCCTCAACGATAGAGGGAAAACCGGTTACCCGTATAGACAGCGATGCATTTTTAAACAATACCGAGATTACCGCTGTAACCGTACCAAATAGCGTTCTTAGAATAGAGTCCGGCACTTTCCAAAATAGCATGGTGAATACGATTGATTTAGGAGAGGGCCTTACATATATTGGGCAAAATGCTTTCAATGGCGCTAAATTGGTTAATATAACAATACCTAGCAGCGTAACAGAAATTGGCAATACCTCTTTCGCCAATAATAGAAACTTATGTTCTGTTACTATCAACGGAAATAATTTGTTGACACTTGGTGACGGTGCATTTAGCATCACCTCAATAAGTTCATTCAGGATTCCTACATCCTTATCCACTATTGCAGATTGGACATTTAATGATACTAATTTAAGCTCATTGACGATACCAGCCAACATTACAAGCATTGGATACAATGCTTTTGGGAACAATGTAAATTTGAATTCTGTCCTCTTTGAAGGTAATGCTCCAATTATGGCAGATTATGTTTTTTCCATACCTTCATCCGGCTTCACAGTATATTATTACAGTGGCGCAGGGGGATTTACTACGCCAACGTGGACAGCTGGGTCTGCAACCCTCAATACGGTTGAACTTGAGGTGCCAAGTACTTTTGATATATCTGAAGGTAATATCACCATTGCCGACGGAACCAATACCGGCACATATAAAGTCATTTACGGAGACCCGCAGATGGAACGAGATAATATCCCTCAGGATCAAAGTATTACTATATGGGGAACAACGGCAACTGCAAATAAAATTGCTGTTACTGCAACAGAAGGAAACGTAAAAATATGTTTAAACGGCTTGGAAATAACCGGAGGAATGAGTTTATCCTCCAGCGAAAATAGAAATGTAGAAATATTACTAGCTGATGACTCTGCCAATATTATTAGAAATTCCTTGTCCAATGCCTCTCCTGCTACTGGAGGAGGTCTTGTGATCACCTGTGAACACGCTGATGAACCTGGCCACATCTGTGATGAACACTGCGGTTCCCTAAATGTTTATGGTCCCAGCGGAAATGGCGCTGGAATCAGTGGTCACAACTTAACCATCAACGGCGGTAATATTTATGCCAAGGGAGGCAACAGTTCGCCAGGTATAGGAAAATACGGCGGAACTGCAACCAATCTCCGGTTTAATGGAGGGAACATAACTGCTTCCGGTAACGGTTCTTATGGTACAGCCGGTATCGGCGGCGGAGACATATCAAATGCTGATGGCATATACATTTATGGTGGCATAATAAATGCTTCCGGAGTTAAGCAAGGTGCCGGTATCGGCGGCGGAGACATTTTTTACGGCAGCGGTGGTCAGGCGCATAATATCATCATTCATTCTGGAACAGTTATGGCATCCAGCGGTTACGATACTGCATATGATATAGGTGGTGTAGGCGACTGTTCAAATATACAGATTAACGGCGGCTCTGTAAATGCCAGTTCTATAAAGATCCAGCCGGTCAATGCATCGGCAGAGGAAGTTTACCAAACCATCATCACTCTGGAAGGGATTAACACTGTAACTCGTGTCACCGATATTCAAATGACTGGTGCTGATTATTACAATATCAGTGAAATTTTTACGGATGCTTCAGGGAAAATCTATCTCTATCTTCCTCAGGATTCCACGGTCACTAGCATTACGGCAGCAGGCAATACTTATACCGGCAATATCGTTACCACTCTTGACGGGCTGGCAAATGCTGTTTTTGAATTAGTTGATATCGTCCCGCCAATCATAACAGCAGGAGACGTTAATCGGATCAGCGATACTGAAGCAACCGTAAGCTTTTCATCCAATGAATCCGGTGAGTATTATTATCAGGTAGTGGAAGATGATGCACCTGAACCCTCGATTGACACCAGTGCTAACGGAATCATTTGTGATACTTCCGAGCAGACAATTAGTCTGGATTCACTTGCTGCAGGTGCTAAAGATATTCATATTGCAGTTAAGGATGAAGCCGGAAATGTCAGTGAACAGGTCAAGATGGATATTGCTGAGTATATACCCCCGTCCCCCGGCACGCTGCAATTCGAAGCCAGCAGTCACGGCACCTACGAGGGCTATAACGGCTGGATGATCGGTGTGACGCGGACCGGCGGCTCGGACGGCGAGGTTTCCGTATCCTATGCCATGGCCGATGGAACCGCTATAGCGGGAACCCATTACCAAGCTTACAGCGGAACACTGACTTGGGCGGACGGAGATTCATCCAGAAAGGTAATCATGTTTACCTCTTATGATGACAGCGTCTTTAACGGATACCTGAACTTGACATGTGTTTTGTCCGACCCGACAGGAGGCGCCGTTCTTGGGATACAAAATCCACTAAATATTAAAATCAGTGATAATGATACGCCTCCGGTGCCCACCGGGCTGACTGCAACAGCCGGAGACAAAGAGGTTACACTGAGCTGGGACAGCGTTAAGGATGCCTATTACAAGGTATATTGTTCCGAGAGCTCGGGAAGCTTTACTGAGGAGGAGGACTATGTTGCCAGCGTCTATGACGGAACCAACTATACGGTGGAGAACCTGAAAAACGGTACGCTATACTACTTTGCAGTTAAAGCGGGACACAATATTTATTATAGCGATTATTCGGACGAGGATTTGGCGACTCCTAAAGCACCGACAGGCGGAGGAACGGTTATTACATACTACTCAATCACCGCAAGTGCTGGTAGGGGCGGCTCGCTCTTGCCATCTGGAAATATCAGTGTAAAGAAAAACCAGTCACAAACATTTACCATTACACCAGAGTCCGGTTATGTTATCACTGATGTCCTCGTGGACGGTGTAAGCATCGGAGCGGTTGCGGAGTATACATTCTCTGAGATTACAAAGGATCACACGATTGAAGCCTCCTTTGAGCACCCAAGTAAACGCTTTTCCGATGTGGATAGTAGTCAATGGTATCGTGAAGGCGTTGACTTCGTTCTCAGAGCCGGTTTATTTGATGGAACGTCTGAAACAACCTTCGAACCGAACACGAATATGACAAGGGCCATGCTGGTAACCGTGCTCTGGAGACTGGAAGATGAGCCTGATACAACAATCGCCGACCTGTTTGTAGATATCATCCCGGGAACCTGGTATACGGAGGCAGTTGCCTGGGCAGCTGAAAATAACATCGTAGAAGGCTACGATGCAGATTCATTCGGCCCCAACGATGCTATCAGACGGGAGCAGATGGCCGCTATTCTTTACAGGTACGCACGCTACAAAGGCTATGATCTGACTGCTGCGAATGACCTGACTGCATTTGCCGATGCCAGTGATGTTTCATCGTGGGCGCTGACAGCAATGAAATGGGCTGTTGCTGAAGAGTTGATCACCGGCATCAGCGAAACAAGCCTTGCTCTCTCAGGAAACGCCAGCCGTGCACAGGTCGCTACTATCCTCATGAGATTTATCGAGAATGTTGTAAAGTAG
- a CDS encoding type II toxin-antitoxin system RelE/ParE family toxin, which produces MPRRSRVKYAPAAVDDMDEIFSYISKDNAAAAESLLDKLNDDIGNLAEFPNMGSVLSEDEFTLVNRGYRFIVIHPYLVFYRIIKNTVIIHRILHSRRDYIRELFSIEE; this is translated from the coding sequence ATGCCGCGAAGAAGTAGGGTCAAATATGCCCCGGCGGCAGTTGATGATATGGATGAAATCTTCTCATATATATCGAAGGATAATGCAGCCGCGGCTGAATCTTTGTTAGACAAGCTCAATGACGATATTGGCAATCTCGCGGAATTCCCCAATATGGGTTCGGTATTGTCAGAAGATGAATTCACCCTGGTAAACCGGGGGTATCGCTTTATTGTGATACACCCATATCTTGTCTTTTACCGGATAATCAAAAATACTGTTATCATCCACCGAATTCTGCACAGCCGCCGTGATTATATTCGCGAATTGTTTTCTATAGAAGAATGA
- a CDS encoding S-layer homology domain-containing protein — protein sequence MNKKIFPRRLLIAAIILLLLAAMPAGVFAVEDSVCQIGETTYGTFDAALAAVNDGETITLLDNIEHSSQITVTGKGITFDLNGFTLNVTNAAGTAVEVGSGGEVALTGEGDFNVSGNGNYVHGIYAHDGGKATVTNATVSSYRGHSAYAAGGGIIEVTGNASASGTHCRAAQADGAGSAVTVRGSATSVNSQGVFATDGGSITVTGDVTGHYSGAYADGAAITIGGNATSDAEGAYALGGGTITIGGDAVCNGDSGYGAYAAQTGSTVVVTGNAISKGNYGRGAFAGAGAAVTIHGDAISEGDEGYGAYASGTDATIDIEGNVSSEYGLGAGVMDSGSITIDGTITAETYIKLQDTVKVEADGEISGGYLVYTDDTSTVRTSLFAGNGTEEDPYLISTEGELFKFAQAANTGEAFTGQYFKQTADITLTENWVPIASFDGNYDGQNYAIDNLIINAPGSHYIGFIHTAGANALLENIQLKNVDITGAAYVGALVAYNYGTISGCSVDGEITGTWATGGLVGQNYFDAVLEDCETSVNVTGSDYAGGLVGYSAKADISECSTSGNITGVSYVGGLIGCLQGGSLNGSFSLCTVSGTGNYTGGLIGQVDAANGFDTSIENCYAISDVSGEADKAVGGLIGANYWGSLTNSYSVGTVNGSGDSVGGLTGAIYAGTQTISSYYDSDVTGLSDTGKGIPKTTLEMKEADTYEGWDFPGIWTINSTDNDGYPALAWQGFEHQAPEPDATLAGLAASGITLTPEFDSAATDYSANVSNSTAGTTITAETGDPLATISIDDTEGTSKEVTLAVGENTVTILVIAADGITTKTYTITINRAAGTSSGSSSYTPPAIVVTTEKTDGTTTTSTEVSVTSSSGEAEASISTAMVDALLNKAAAENGTSKGDIIGVSVKTPTDTTNLEVTIPQSGFDKIANESDAGLGITSSIISITFDGKAIETISGAAAGGNITVSAGIIDGTTLSEKDRAKVSGRPVYDLSVKNGDVQVSHFGGGHATVRIPYTLKQGENPNAVVIYYLSDDGNLKVVRGHFDASAGAVVLKTPHFSNFVIGHNPVSFSDVNGDAWYKDAVDFIAARGITSGTGDGIYSPDMRLTRGQFMVLLMNAYQIEPAGGSADSAENDDNTGNNEDTGNFADAGNTYYTNYLAAAKSLGIANGVGNNMFAPNKEITRQEMFVLLYNALQLIDELPAATSDKQLATFNDADLVAAWATEAMSALVKGGIISGSDNMLSPAETTTRAQMAQALYNLLAK from the coding sequence ATGAATAAAAAAATCTTTCCAAGGCGGCTGTTAATAGCTGCAATAATACTGCTGCTGCTGGCGGCAATGCCGGCAGGGGTGTTTGCCGTAGAGGACTCCGTATGTCAGATTGGTGAGACAACATACGGTACCTTTGATGCGGCTCTGGCAGCAGTCAATGACGGGGAGACCATTACACTGCTGGATAATATTGAACACTCCAGCCAAATAACTGTGACCGGCAAGGGGATTACTTTTGACCTGAACGGTTTCACCCTAAATGTTACCAATGCTGCCGGTACAGCCGTTGAGGTGGGCAGCGGCGGGGAGGTAGCCCTGACCGGTGAAGGGGATTTCAATGTCAGCGGGAACGGAAATTACGTTCACGGTATATATGCTCATGACGGAGGCAAAGCGACTGTTACAAACGCTACAGTATCAAGTTATCGGGGACACAGTGCATATGCAGCCGGTGGAGGAATCATAGAGGTTACCGGCAACGCTTCGGCAAGCGGCACTCACTGCCGCGCTGCACAGGCTGATGGTGCAGGTTCGGCTGTCACGGTCCGGGGCAGCGCCACATCTGTGAACAGCCAGGGTGTTTTTGCTACTGACGGTGGAAGTATCACAGTTACAGGCGATGTCACCGGACATTACAGCGGTGCATATGCCGATGGCGCTGCAATAACCATCGGCGGCAATGCTACCTCAGACGCAGAAGGCGCTTATGCGCTCGGCGGCGGGACCATAACTATCGGCGGTGATGCTGTATGCAATGGAGACAGCGGCTATGGTGCATATGCTGCGCAAACGGGCTCAACAGTTGTGGTCACTGGTAATGCTATATCCAAGGGCAATTATGGCAGAGGGGCATTTGCCGGAGCCGGTGCGGCTGTCACAATTCACGGTGATGCCATCTCCGAAGGTGATGAGGGTTATGGCGCTTATGCCAGCGGCACAGATGCAACAATCGATATTGAGGGCAATGTATCTTCTGAATATGGCTTGGGAGCAGGGGTAATGGACAGCGGCAGCATTACCATAGATGGCACGATTACCGCTGAAACATATATTAAGCTTCAGGATACTGTGAAGGTCGAAGCTGATGGAGAAATTTCCGGTGGATACCTGGTTTACACAGATGATACCAGCACAGTCCGGACCAGCCTTTTTGCAGGCAATGGAACTGAGGAGGATCCTTACCTGATTTCCACAGAAGGTGAACTCTTTAAATTTGCGCAGGCAGCGAATACCGGGGAGGCTTTTACCGGGCAGTATTTCAAACAAACCGCAGATATTACACTAACCGAAAACTGGGTTCCCATAGCCAGCTTTGACGGTAACTATGACGGACAAAACTATGCCATTGACAACTTGATTATAAATGCTCCCGGCTCGCATTATATAGGTTTTATTCACACTGCAGGGGCCAATGCCCTGCTGGAAAATATACAACTGAAGAATGTTGACATAACAGGGGCCGCTTATGTTGGAGCATTGGTGGCATATAATTACGGAACAATCAGTGGCTGCAGCGTTGATGGAGAAATAACAGGTACCTGGGCAACCGGGGGCTTGGTTGGTCAGAATTATTTCGATGCCGTTTTGGAAGATTGCGAGACCTCGGTAAATGTAACAGGGAGCGATTATGCCGGTGGGCTGGTTGGTTATTCCGCCAAAGCTGATATCAGTGAATGCAGTACATCAGGTAACATAACAGGTGTCTCTTATGTAGGAGGGCTTATTGGCTGCTTGCAGGGGGGCAGTCTTAACGGAAGCTTTTCCTTATGCACTGTTTCCGGTACGGGAAATTATACCGGCGGTTTGATAGGGCAGGTGGATGCCGCCAATGGTTTTGACACCTCAATAGAGAATTGTTATGCCATTTCTGATGTATCAGGTGAAGCTGACAAGGCTGTCGGGGGGTTGATAGGCGCTAATTACTGGGGTAGTTTAACCAACAGCTACTCTGTGGGAACAGTAAACGGGTCAGGCGACAGTGTAGGTGGTCTGACCGGTGCGATTTATGCGGGAACCCAAACAATAAGCAGCTATTATGATTCTGATGTCACGGGACTGTCTGATACGGGGAAAGGGATACCTAAAACCACCCTGGAAATGAAAGAGGCAGATACATATGAAGGCTGGGATTTCCCCGGTATATGGACAATTAACAGTACAGATAATGATGGCTATCCGGCCCTGGCATGGCAGGGGTTCGAACATCAAGCGCCGGAACCGGATGCGACTCTTGCGGGACTTGCGGCATCAGGAATCACGCTGACTCCGGAGTTCGACAGTGCTGCAACAGATTATTCTGCAAATGTCAGTAATAGTACAGCCGGTACAACCATTACCGCTGAAACCGGCGACCCTCTGGCAACAATTTCGATTGATGATACGGAGGGAACAAGCAAAGAAGTGACCCTGGCAGTTGGAGAGAATACAGTTACAATATTAGTAATCGCTGCAGACGGAATAACAACGAAAACCTATACGATTACTATCAACAGGGCTGCCGGCACCTCGTCAGGCAGCAGCAGCTATACCCCGCCTGCCATTGTAGTTACAACCGAAAAAACGGATGGCACAACAACAACCTCAACTGAAGTTTCAGTTACAAGCTCCTCAGGTGAGGCGGAGGCAAGCATTTCCACCGCGATGGTTGATGCCTTGCTTAATAAGGCTGCTGCAGAAAACGGGACATCCAAAGGAGATATCATCGGGGTTTCTGTGAAGACTCCAACTGATACCACAAACCTTGAAGTGACTATCCCACAGTCCGGGTTTGATAAAATTGCCAACGAATCAGATGCGGGCCTTGGAATTACTTCCTCCATTATCTCCATCACCTTTGACGGCAAGGCCATTGAGACCATTTCGGGTGCGGCAGCAGGAGGAAATATAACTGTCTCCGCCGGTATCATTGACGGAACAACCCTCTCGGAAAAAGACCGGGCCAAGGTCTCCGGAAGGCCTGTCTATGACCTGAGTGTCAAGAACGGAGATGTGCAGGTCTCCCACTTTGGCGGCGGTCATGCCACAGTCAGGATTCCATACACCTTGAAGCAGGGCGAAAACCCCAATGCAGTTGTCATCTATTATCTCAGTGATGACGGAAACCTGAAGGTTGTCAGAGGGCACTTTGATGCGTCTGCCGGGGCAGTGGTATTAAAGACACCTCATTTCTCCAACTTTGTTATCGGCCATAATCCGGTTTCCTTCTCAGATGTCAATGGTGATGCCTGGTACAAAGATGCGGTGGACTTTATTGCTGCGCGCGGGATTACCTCAGGCACCGGGGACGGCATCTACAGTCCGGATATGCGGCTTACCAGAGGCCAGTTTATGGTACTGCTGATGAACGCCTATCAGATTGAACCTGCCGGAGGTTCGGCTGACTCCGCTGAGAACGATGACAACACCGGCAACAACGAAGATACCGGTAACTTTGCAGATGCAGGTAATACCTACTATACCAACTATCTGGCTGCAGCTAAAAGCCTGGGGATTGCCAACGGTGTGGGTAACAACATGTTCGCCCCTAATAAAGAAATCACCAGGCAGGAAATGTTTGTCTTACTCTACAATGCGCTGCAGTTGATTGATGAACTCCCGGCAGCTACAAGCGACAAGCAGCTTGCCACCTTCAATGATGCTGACCTGGTGGCTGCATGGGCAACTGAAGCCATGTCTGCCCTTGTCAAGGGCGGTATCATCAGCGGCAGTGACAACATGCTCAGCCCGGCAGAAACCACTACCAGGGCCCAGATGGCCCAGGCGCTGTATAATCTGCTGGCTAAATAA
- a CDS encoding type II toxin-antitoxin system Phd/YefM family antitoxin, producing MNIKPSTTIRQDYNGFSKYCHELDEPVVLTRNGEADLVVMSHEAFRRMEARIKLQSRLLAAEKQIAEGEQLTDHDEVMARMRRKIDAAKK from the coding sequence ATGAATATTAAACCTTCAACAACTATCCGGCAGGACTATAACGGTTTCTCCAAATACTGCCATGAGCTTGACGAACCGGTTGTACTTACGCGCAACGGAGAAGCAGACCTGGTTGTCATGAGTCATGAAGCGTTTCGCCGCATGGAAGCCCGGATTAAACTGCAATCCAGGTTGTTGGCGGCAGAAAAGCAGATTGCTGAGGGCGAGCAATTAACAGACCATGACGAAGTGATGGCAAGAATGCGGAGGAAGATCGATGCCGCGAAGAAGTAG
- a CDS encoding response regulator yields the protein MFTIGNIKVLIADDQPLIREGISIILGSQSDIEIVAVAETGLEAVNLCDICNPDLVLMDIQMPTLSGIDALKEIKKKRPETVVLMLTTFDPDEYIYSAFQNGADGYLLKDMSGDRLIDMVRDAAAGDVLIPASIAARLIAQIPRERRRNRLTDYGLTAREQEIADYLQRGYRNDKIAKIMGISLGTAKNYISTLYSKLEVKNRQEAICLIKSFQKTT from the coding sequence GTGTTTACCATAGGGAATATTAAAGTCCTGATAGCAGATGACCAGCCTTTAATCAGGGAGGGGATCAGTATTATACTTGGTTCTCAGTCTGACATTGAGATTGTTGCTGTTGCTGAAACAGGCCTGGAAGCAGTAAATCTGTGCGATATCTGCAATCCGGACCTGGTGCTCATGGATATTCAAATGCCGACCTTATCAGGAATTGATGCGCTCAAAGAAATAAAGAAGAAAAGACCTGAAACAGTTGTCCTTATGCTTACCACTTTTGACCCTGATGAATACATCTACAGCGCTTTTCAGAACGGTGCCGACGGCTACCTTCTCAAAGACATGTCCGGGGATCGTCTTATAGACATGGTGCGGGACGCTGCTGCCGGAGATGTTCTGATTCCTGCTTCCATCGCTGCCCGCTTAATCGCTCAAATTCCCCGCGAACGGCGCAGGAACAGGCTGACTGATTACGGACTTACCGCCCGTGAACAGGAGATTGCCGATTATCTGCAGCGTGGTTATCGTAACGATAAAATTGCTAAAATCATGGGCATCAGCCTGGGCACTGCAAAAAACTATATCAGTACCCTGTATTCAAAGCTTGAAGTAAAAAACCGGCAGGAGGCCATCTGTCTGATTAAGAGTTTTCAAAAAACGACCTGA